A stretch of Flavobacterium sp. N2270 DNA encodes these proteins:
- a CDS encoding DUF4286 family protein, whose translation MIIYNVTINIDESIHEKWLLWMQQKHINDVLKTGLFTKAKLVKVLVEEEMGGTTYAVQYFTDSKENLENYYKNHAPRLREEGLSLFGDKMLAFRTELEVFSEHFHSDN comes from the coding sequence ATGATAATATATAACGTTACAATAAATATCGACGAAAGTATTCACGAAAAATGGTTGTTGTGGATGCAACAAAAACATATTAACGATGTTTTAAAAACAGGTTTGTTTACCAAAGCAAAGCTGGTAAAGGTTTTAGTTGAAGAAGAAATGGGCGGTACAACTTACGCGGTTCAATATTTTACAGATTCTAAAGAAAACCTTGAAAATTATTATAAAAATCATGCACCAAGACTTAGAGAAGAAGGACTATCTTTGTTTGGAGATAAAATGTTAGCTTTTAGAACAGAATTGGAAGTTTTTAGCGAACATTTTCATTCAGATAATTAA
- the rsmA gene encoding 16S rRNA (adenine(1518)-N(6)/adenine(1519)-N(6))-dimethyltransferase RsmA, whose product MSVKAKKHLGQHFLTDESIAEKIADSISLENYSKVLEIGPGMGVLTKYLLEKPTDTFVIEIDTESVEYLEQNYPKLKGKIISKDFLKYNLNEVFNGESFAIIGNFPYNISTQIVFKALEMRNQVPEFAGMFQKEVAQRICEKKGSKVYGILSVLTQAFYEAEYLFTVPPDVFDPPPKVDSGVLRLKRKEDFSLSCDEKLFFRVVKTAFQQRRKTLRNSLKTFDFSDSLKEDIIFDLRPEQLSVESFIELTQKIEADGV is encoded by the coding sequence ATGTCAGTAAAAGCAAAAAAACACTTAGGCCAACATTTTCTAACAGATGAAAGTATTGCCGAAAAAATTGCCGATTCAATTTCACTTGAAAATTATTCTAAAGTTTTAGAAATTGGACCTGGAATGGGTGTGCTTACTAAATATTTATTAGAAAAACCTACAGATACTTTTGTAATTGAAATTGATACCGAATCTGTTGAATATTTAGAACAAAATTATCCAAAATTAAAGGGTAAAATTATATCTAAAGATTTTTTAAAGTACAATTTAAATGAAGTTTTTAATGGAGAATCATTTGCAATCATTGGAAACTTCCCATATAATATTTCTACACAAATTGTTTTTAAAGCTTTGGAAATGAGAAATCAAGTGCCAGAATTTGCTGGAATGTTTCAAAAAGAAGTAGCGCAACGTATTTGTGAGAAAAAAGGAAGTAAAGTCTACGGAATTTTATCTGTTTTGACACAAGCGTTTTACGAAGCAGAATATTTATTTACGGTTCCACCAGATGTTTTTGATCCACCACCAAAAGTAGATTCGGGAGTTTTACGATTAAAAAGAAAAGAAGATTTTAGTTTGTCTTGCGACGAAAAATTATTTTTTAGGGTGGTAAAAACAGCTTTTCAACAAAGACGAAAAACATTAAGAAATAGTTTAAAAACCTTTGATTTTTCGGATAGTTTAAAAGAAGACATTATCTTTGATCTTCGACCAGAGCAACTTTCTGTTGAAAGTTTTATTGAATTAACACAAAAAATAGAAGCCGATGGAGTTTAA
- a CDS encoding tetratricopeptide repeat protein has product MKFNLIKIFFLFSFFAFAQNEQLALDYFEKGEFEKAVTMLESISSKQPANTYYFERLITCYQQLQQYEKAENAIGDRNKKYRQPVLYVELGYNFQLQKNTSKAEKQYNLALDEVKKEPNYAYQIGNSFEKKVLLDWALKVYEIAQKGNPNLNFDYQIALIEGQKGNVEGMTDKLLQFSFEKPDNTSLVQNYLSRFISEDANGTFTAYLKKALLTKTQKTPDNYWNQFLSWLYVQQKEFGKAFIQERAIYKRNPESFYNIVALAQLAIGDKQNEDAAIILQFVLENTQNVGLQMQAHHFLMQMKIESVNPAEYEVIQNELNLLLKKYGISPYSLNLQVLTAHFDAFYRKQPKEAIQLLNTALKLPLNAREEALVKMELADIMVFDEKFNQAILYYAQVEENLKNDELAHEASMKMAKANYYKNDFDWTFQQVKVLKQSSSLLIANDAIALFLLISDNSKDSTRTALTAYAKADLLLYQKKKEEALSGFLNILEKFKGDSIEDETLLKIGQIFEEKKDYLQALKYYKNIIENHKESVFIDEALFYTAEIFNKKLNDTLQAKPLYEKVIFEHPDSVFYTEAQLEYRKIRGDNAL; this is encoded by the coding sequence ATGAAATTTAATCTCATTAAAATATTTTTTTTGTTTTCGTTTTTTGCTTTTGCTCAAAACGAACAATTGGCATTAGATTATTTTGAGAAAGGTGAATTTGAAAAGGCGGTTACAATGCTTGAAAGTATTTCTAGTAAGCAACCTGCAAATACCTATTATTTTGAGCGATTAATAACGTGTTACCAACAGTTGCAACAGTATGAAAAAGCTGAAAATGCAATAGGTGATAGAAATAAAAAATACCGTCAGCCGGTTTTATATGTCGAGCTAGGCTATAATTTTCAATTGCAAAAAAACACTTCAAAAGCAGAAAAACAATACAATCTAGCTTTAGACGAAGTTAAAAAAGAGCCTAACTACGCTTATCAAATTGGAAACTCTTTTGAAAAAAAAGTGCTATTAGACTGGGCTTTAAAAGTATATGAAATTGCTCAAAAAGGTAATCCAAACTTAAATTTTGATTACCAAATTGCCTTAATTGAAGGACAAAAAGGAAATGTAGAAGGAATGACTGATAAGTTATTGCAATTTTCATTTGAGAAACCAGACAATACAAGTTTAGTTCAAAATTATTTATCTCGTTTTATATCAGAAGATGCAAACGGAACCTTTACAGCTTATTTAAAAAAAGCATTACTCACAAAAACACAAAAAACTCCAGATAATTATTGGAATCAGTTTTTGAGTTGGTTGTATGTTCAGCAAAAAGAATTTGGAAAAGCATTTATTCAAGAAAGAGCAATATATAAACGTAATCCAGAAAGTTTTTACAATATTGTTGCGCTTGCTCAATTGGCAATTGGTGATAAGCAAAATGAAGATGCAGCTATTATTTTGCAATTTGTTTTAGAAAATACTCAAAATGTTGGTTTGCAAATGCAAGCACATCATTTTTTAATGCAAATGAAAATTGAATCTGTAAATCCTGCTGAATATGAAGTTATTCAAAACGAGTTAAATTTATTACTAAAAAAATATGGCATAAGTCCTTATAGCTTAAACTTGCAAGTTTTAACAGCTCACTTTGATGCTTTTTATAGAAAGCAACCTAAAGAAGCAATTCAACTATTAAACACAGCATTAAAGTTGCCTTTAAATGCTAGAGAAGAAGCTCTTGTTAAAATGGAATTGGCGGATATTATGGTTTTTGACGAGAAATTCAATCAAGCGATACTGTATTATGCTCAAGTGGAAGAAAACTTAAAAAATGATGAGTTAGCGCACGAAGCAAGTATGAAAATGGCTAAAGCAAATTACTATAAAAATGATTTTGATTGGACATTTCAACAAGTTAAAGTCTTGAAACAATCATCAAGTTTATTAATTGCAAATGATGCTATTGCTTTGTTTTTGCTTATTTCTGATAATTCCAAAGACAGTACAAGAACGGCTTTAACCGCTTATGCTAAAGCCGATTTGCTTTTGTATCAAAAGAAAAAGGAGGAAGCCTTAAGCGGATTTTTAAATATATTAGAAAAATTTAAAGGCGATTCTATTGAAGATGAAACGCTTTTGAAAATCGGACAAATTTTTGAAGAGAAGAAAGACTATTTACAAGCATTAAAGTATTATAAAAACATAATTGAGAATCACAAAGAAAGTGTTTTCATAGATGAAGCTTTGTTTTATACTGCAGAAATTTTCAACAAAAAGTTAAACGATACATTACAAGCAAAACCTTTATACGAAAAAGTAATTTTTGAACATCCTGATAGCGTTTTTTATACCGAAGCGCAATTAGAATACCGAAAAATTAGAGGAGATAATGCTTTATAA
- the mgtE gene encoding magnesium transporter — protein sequence MEFKISKEFIAQIEQLISENKEQELQSLLLDVHFADIAEIMDELDSHEASYIFNALDSEITAEILLELDEDVREKILKKLSPKEIAEELDELSTDDAADIIAELPQERKQQVISELEDVEHAKDIVDLLRYDEDSAGGLMAKELVRVNENWNVLTCVKEMRAQAENVTRVHSIYVVDDENRLKGRLSLKDLLTTSTKTMISDVYIPKVDYVRVDTENVEVARIMQKYDLEAIPVVDELGRLVGRITIDDIVDVIKEEADKDYQLAAGISHDVEADDSILELTKARLPWLVLALFGGFISVKLLGLFDGAMKEHAELFFFTPLIAAMAGNVGVQSSAIIVQGLANDTLSGSLWARLLKEFSLSLFNGLILSFILFLGCYFLLDEALPLALTVTAALLSVIVTASFLGTFIPITLNKYGIDPALATGPFITTSNDICGILIYFSIAKAILGF from the coding sequence ATGGAGTTTAAAATCAGCAAAGAATTTATTGCTCAAATAGAGCAACTTATTAGTGAAAATAAAGAACAAGAACTACAAAGTTTACTTCTTGACGTTCACTTTGCTGATATTGCCGAAATTATGGACGAGCTTGATAGTCATGAAGCGAGTTATATTTTCAATGCGTTAGATTCTGAAATAACTGCTGAAATTCTATTAGAATTAGACGAAGATGTTCGTGAAAAAATTCTTAAAAAACTTTCACCAAAAGAAATTGCTGAAGAGCTTGACGAATTAAGTACTGATGATGCTGCCGATATTATTGCCGAACTTCCTCAAGAAAGAAAGCAACAAGTAATTTCTGAATTAGAAGATGTAGAACATGCCAAAGATATTGTTGATCTTCTTCGTTATGATGAAGATTCTGCGGGTGGTTTAATGGCAAAAGAGTTAGTTAGAGTTAATGAAAACTGGAACGTGCTTACTTGTGTTAAAGAAATGCGCGCTCAAGCTGAAAATGTAACCAGAGTTCATTCTATTTATGTGGTTGATGATGAAAATAGACTAAAAGGAAGACTTTCTCTTAAAGATTTATTGACGACTTCTACAAAAACCATGATTAGTGATGTTTATATTCCTAAAGTAGATTATGTAAGAGTTGATACAGAAAATGTTGAAGTTGCCCGAATTATGCAAAAATATGATTTGGAAGCCATTCCTGTTGTAGATGAATTAGGAAGATTAGTAGGTAGAATTACAATTGATGATATTGTTGATGTAATTAAAGAAGAAGCAGACAAAGATTATCAATTAGCCGCTGGTATTTCGCATGATGTTGAAGCAGATGATAGTATTCTCGAATTAACAAAAGCGCGTTTGCCATGGTTAGTTTTGGCTCTTTTTGGAGGCTTTATATCTGTAAAATTACTTGGACTATTTGATGGAGCAATGAAAGAACATGCAGAACTATTCTTTTTTACGCCACTCATTGCTGCAATGGCAGGTAATGTTGGAGTGCAATCTTCTGCAATTATAGTTCAAGGTTTAGCTAATGATACACTTTCGGGTTCTTTATGGGCTCGATTATTAAAAGAGTTTTCATTAAGTTTGTTTAACGGATTAATATTAAGTTTCATTTTGTTTTTAGGATGTTACTTTTTGTTAGACGAAGCTCTTCCATTAGCATTAACCGTTACTGCTGCATTATTGTCGGTAATTGTTACTGCATCTTTTCTAGGTACTTTCATTCCAATAACTTTAAATAAATATGGTATTGACCCTGCACTTGCAACTGGGCCATTTATAACTACAAGTAACGATATTTGCGGAATTCTAATTTATTTTTCAATAGCTAAGGCTATTTTAGGATTTTAA